The Pseudodesulfovibrio sediminis genome includes the window AGTATTCCTTGGTAAAGCCCATGAGCTCAGTGGAGATCTTCTTTCCGTTCAGGTCCTCGGGACGCTGGTACGGGGAGTCTCCATTGACGCAGAGCACCCAGCGGGCTTTGCGATTACTGACCTTGGAATAGATCAGATCATCCACAACCACGACATCGGACTTGTTTTCCCGGATCCAGTCCAGGCCGGTCAGACCGACATCAAAGGTGCCGTTCTCGACATACATGGACATTTCCTGGGCGCGTGCCAGGGAGCATTTGATACGGTCGTCGTCGATGTCCGGGAAGTAGTTGCGATTGTGCAGCTTGATTTTCCAGCCCGCTTTTTCGAAAAGCTTGATGGTTGCATCCTGGAGAGAACCTTTGGGGACACCGAGTCGAAGAAATTGTTCAGACATTATTTATATACCTCTTTGGGGTCGAAGACGTAGGGCGAACATTCTTTCACTTCGCCGTCTTTGAGTTCGCGATAGAAACAGGAGCGGTAGCCCTTGTGACAGGCTGCGCCGCCGATCTGGTCAATGAGAATCACCAAGGTGTCGTCATCGCAATCAATGCGGATGGACTTCACCTTCTGCGTATGGCCAGAGGTACCGCCCTTATGCCATAGCGTCTTGCGGCTGCGGCTCCAGTAATGGACCTCGCCGGTTTCAAGGGTCTTATCCCAGGATTCTTCATTCATGTAGGCCATCATCAGGACTTCGCCGGTTTCGGCGTCCTGTGCAATGGCGGGAACCAATCCGTCCATTTTGTCAAAATCTGGTCTGATCACAGCGGTACCTCGTATCAGATGTATAATGCTCGGCCCGAGATTGGGCCGGGGTGGGTATATAGCTAATGAAATGCCAAAGCGCAACTGTGGCCCGGCAATGTCACCGGATTGACGCAGCCTGAAAGGGTTCTGCAATAAAAAAGGACTAATCCAACTCCGCTTCATTTTTAAGAGAGGCAGCGATCAGCTTGATATTTTTCCATGCGTACCAGCCAAAAAAACCCATCAGCACGAATGTCCAAAACTGCAACTCCTTCACACGGTCACCGAACAATATGCTGAGAATAAAACAAACGATGGCAAGTATTGTCGATCCAACTGCCGCGACAAGCGGCTTGAGAGAGAGTTTTTTTTCATCACCCTTCTGATTCTTCGCCTTGTCCTTTTTGCGTTTCAGGATACGGGTAAGACTCATATCTTCGAATACAAACTCTGTCGAAACGGGTTCCTGTTCAGGAGGAGCTACCGCATCGGTCCCAATTGTCGACTCAGAAGCGAGCGGCTCCTGTTCATACGACCGAGACATGGCGACTTCGATACGCTCCCGGGGTTTCCGCGTTGCGTTTGGTGTTATCCGAGGCTTGCTGTGCATCACCTTGTAGCTGCGGACGCGTAATTTCGCGGCATCGTTCTTGGCCTGATAGCCAGTCGCCCGCCCCACCCCTTTGCCGGAGTAATCCGAAGCCCGCCGCCCATCTCGGGCTATGATAAAAGCAAGAATCAGGACCGCGAGAACGATCATTCCGAAAATGACGGCACCAGACAGCATCGAATCCATTGTATTCCCTTGGTATTAAAGTGATAGCAGCTTTTCACATGTTGGATGTCGGCCCCAGACCGCCGACCCTATGAGAAGAGTACCGAATGAATTTGGATACGCAATCAGAAATATGCAACTTTCGTATCTGACTTTTCACTCCACGGTCAACATTTACCCCCTCCACATTATCTGATAAATCTCGCTTCACATAACCTCTTACAGGAGCACTGCGAACATGCCCGTTCGTTCAAAAGATACTTTTCTGGTTTTCGGATCGCCCCTTATCGAGCAGGCGGAGATAGATGAAGTCGTGGCGTCCATGGAGTCAGGCTGGCTTGGCACCGGCCCAAAGGTGGCACAGTTCGAAAAAGATTTTTCCGCCTATCTGGGCGATGGACATTCCGCTGCCTGCAACTCGTGCACGGCCGCGCTGCACCTCTCTCTGGTGGCCCTCGGGCTGCAACCCGGCGATGAAGTCATCACCACCCCGCTGACCTTCTGCGCGTCCGTAAACGCAATCATCCATGCCGGATGCACCCCGGTGCTTGCGGATGTGAACCCGGTCACCCAGAACATTGACCCGGCCTCCATCCGCGAGAAGATCACGGATCGCACCCGCGCCATCCTGCCCGTCCACTTTGCCGGCCGTTCCTGCGACATGGACGACATCATGGCCATTGCCCGCGAATTCAATCTGAAGGTCGTGGAGGATTGCGCGCACGCCATTGAAACCACCTACAAGGGGCAGCATGCCGGGACATTCGGTGATTTCGGTTGCTTCTCCTTCTACGTAACCAAAAACGTCTGCACCGGTGAGGGCGGCATGGTCGTGGCCAAGGCCGAGGAGGACATCAAAAACGTCAAGATTCTCGGCCTGCACGGCATGTCCGCCGACGCCTGGAAACGGTTCTCGGACGAAGGCTACAAGCATTATCAGGTTGTTCATGCCGGATTCAAATACAACATGATGGACATCCAGGCCGCCATCGGCATCCATCAGCTTGCACGGGTGGAGGAAAACTTCAAACGCCGCTGCGAGATATGGGACATGTATCAGGAAGCCTTTGCCCCTATGCCAGTCGGTACTCCTGCTCCCGAAGAACCGGACACCCGCCACGCACGGCACCTGTATACGCTCATGGTTGACCCGGTATACGCCGGTATTGATCGCGATCAGCTTCTGGTTCGCCTGAACAAGGAAAACATCGGCGCTGGTGTGCACTACCTGGCTATCCCCGAGCATCCATACTATCAAGAGCGTTTCGGCTGGAAGCTTGAGGACACTCCGCAGGCAGTCGCCCTGGGGCGTCAAACCATCAGCCTGCCCCTGTCCCCCAAACTCACCGATGACGATGTAAATGACGTCATCACAGCCGTAAAGGAATGTCTTGATGCGTAACCTCCAGTCTCGTCTGCTCCCGACTCTGGCCATCGTTCTCGCACTTCTGCTGACTGGCACACTCTGCTTTGCTGATTCCGAACTGCCACCCTTTGGCCCTGACTCTGTTCCCGCTCAACCAGACTATGCACAGGATGCAAGCTGGCTCGCCAAGGCTTCTTCAATACAGCATCCAGTGGATGTCTTCTGGGTGTACCCCACTGTTCTGCACGACTCCGAGCACTGGCTCATGGATTTCACCCTCCCGGAAATGCAGCAGGCCTCACACAACACCATTACCAAACAGGCCAGTGTTTTCCTGGATCAGGCCAATCTCTTTGCTCCCTACTATCGCCAGATGAATATGGCAGCGCTCACCCTGCCTGAAGCAGACCAGGATGCTCTGAAGAAATACGGCGTCAATGACATATGGCAGGCTTTCACCTATTATATGCAGAACCTGAATCAGGGGCGACCGTTCATCCTTGCCGGACACAGCCAGGGATCCAAAGTCCTGCTGGAGCTGATGCTCAAGCACTGGGGTGCACTCGGTTATGAAAACAAAATGATTGCCGGATACTTCCTCGGCTGGTCCATCACCCATGGTGACCTCAAGGCCAATCCTGCCCTGAAAATGTGCGAGAACGCGAGTCAGATCAATTGCTTTATCTCATACAATACCGTTGCTGAAGGACGGCAAAAGGTCGCGCCCAGCATTCGCCAGGACGCCATCGTGACCAATCCGCTCACGTGGACCACTGACGACGCGTTTGCGCCAGCCTCGCTCAATCTGGGGGCAAAGTTCTTCAACGCGGATGGGACCACCACTGAGGTCGCCCACTTTTCCTCGGCACAGGGCAAGGACTCCGGTCTGGTGGTACAACCCATACAGCCCGAATTCGTCAACAGCTCACCGCCGCCCTTCCCGGCCGGGGTGTACCATGTGTACGACTTCTCCATCTTCTATGAAAACCT containing:
- the hisI gene encoding phosphoribosyl-AMP cyclohydrolase, encoding MDGLVPAIAQDAETGEVLMMAYMNEESWDKTLETGEVHYWSRSRKTLWHKGGTSGHTQKVKSIRIDCDDDTLVILIDQIGGAACHKGYRSCFYRELKDGEVKECSPYVFDPKEVYK
- a CDS encoding DegT/DnrJ/EryC1/StrS family aminotransferase → MPVRSKDTFLVFGSPLIEQAEIDEVVASMESGWLGTGPKVAQFEKDFSAYLGDGHSAACNSCTAALHLSLVALGLQPGDEVITTPLTFCASVNAIIHAGCTPVLADVNPVTQNIDPASIREKITDRTRAILPVHFAGRSCDMDDIMAIAREFNLKVVEDCAHAIETTYKGQHAGTFGDFGCFSFYVTKNVCTGEGGMVVAKAEEDIKNVKILGLHGMSADAWKRFSDEGYKHYQVVHAGFKYNMMDIQAAIGIHQLARVEENFKRRCEIWDMYQEAFAPMPVGTPAPEEPDTRHARHLYTLMVDPVYAGIDRDQLLVRLNKENIGAGVHYLAIPEHPYYQERFGWKLEDTPQAVALGRQTISLPLSPKLTDDDVNDVITAVKECLDA
- a CDS encoding DUF3089 domain-containing protein is translated as MRNLQSRLLPTLAIVLALLLTGTLCFADSELPPFGPDSVPAQPDYAQDASWLAKASSIQHPVDVFWVYPTVLHDSEHWLMDFTLPEMQQASHNTITKQASVFLDQANLFAPYYRQMNMAALTLPEADQDALKKYGVNDIWQAFTYYMQNLNQGRPFILAGHSQGSKVLLELMLKHWGALGYENKMIAGYFLGWSITHGDLKANPALKMCENASQINCFISYNTVAEGRQKVAPSIRQDAIVTNPLTWTTDDAFAPASLNLGAKFFNADGTTTEVAHFSSAQGKDSGLVVQPIQPEFVNSSPPPFPAGVYHVYDFSIFYENLKQNAARRIKAMGNGK